The genome window GAGCACCAAGTTTGGTCAGGAGGCTAAAAGGAAGGTTCACAGAACAGCACAGGCCACAGCCTTTCATGGGGTTTCCACTTGAAGGGCAAGGCAGGCCAGGGGAAGCAGCCCAGGTCTGGCTAGTTGGAATAATTCCAGAGGGCCTTGGGCATAGGGGCTGCCCCTAGTTGTCTCTACCCGGCTCTGGGTGATTTAGGGCAGGGGAATTACTGGCTTGGTGTGAGAGTTACATATAGATGGTTGGGGGGGTCTGTGATCGGGATTGGTAGGAGGGTTTGTAACTATTATTACTTTCAAAAACTTGCAAAATCCGGCTTGCAGGGGAGGTGTAAATGCCTTTGGCCCTGTGATTTGGCCCTGTGATAAATGGATGCCAAATAGAACAAATACAGTCTCTGAGAAAATACAGGGAAACACCCCGGCCCACAGCTCTCGGCACTGCCCAGGTTGCTTCTGGAGTTAGTGGCCCTGCTAGTCCCAGCagcatttcttccttcttcctcttcatccAGCAAACCCCAGGCAGTGTAATTGGTGGTTTCTTAGCTTCTGTTCCCCCAAGAGGAGAGCTGGCCAGCTACAGACACCCCTGCCTCAAGGCCTAGTGCAGTTACAACCAGATGTGGCTGATCCCAGCCCCTGGGGACAGCGATGGGGTGGGAGTCCAGCTGGTGGGGTCAGGGCCTCTGGCACATCAGCCTCAGAACTTCCTCCTAAGAGCAGAGTGCCCTCTGGTGGGCCACTGGAGAACAATCCAATTCTAATTTCCACATTTGGAGATGAGATGTGTTTCAGGCCTGGTTGTTACGGCTCCCCAGGAAATTTCTCTTTCCCCGCTAGTGCCCCTTGTGGAATTCACCCAAGCAGCACTGATGAAAATGTATAAATCAAATATACACTATGCACAAAGCTTTTTTCCCTCCTCATAAATGAGTCTGGTACTGTTTCCTGACCCAAATACCTGTTCAGTGAGTTTATTGGGTAAATCACCCAAGCAGCTCCAATTACAAGGGGCAGAGTGTGGTCAGGATTAGACTGAGGTGAGCGCTGGCAGCAGGTGGAGGACACACAGCCCAGGTTCAGATGCAACCAGAGAGACCAGGGCTGGTTGTCTGGCTGCCGGGGAGGCAACACTCAGTTGAACGTTGAAGAGAAACTGGATTTCAGaatagtaatcccagcactttgggaggctgaggcgggtggatcacttgagctcaggatttcgaaaccaacctggccaacatgataaaaccctgtctcctctaaaaatacaaaaatcagccaggtatggtggcatacacctataatcccagctactcaggaagctgaggcatgagtatcccttgaacccgggagacagaggttgcagtgagccgagatcacaccactgcactccagcctggggacagagccagactccatctgaaaagaaaaaaaagcaggggtggggtgggggaggaggggaggcacCTATCAGTTGAAAGAAGCAACGTAAGTCTGGCACTCCTCCTCACTTTTCACCCCGACCCTGCCCATTCCTCTTTTTCCCTCCCAGCTTTCCAATCATGGCAGCCTCCAAGTCACACCTCCTTAAAATGCCCTGAGGTCACATGGCAGTTGTCCTAGCTCTTGCATCTCACCATCCCCCAACTTGCGCCGGATGCTGCTTGTGAATACTTGGATTCTGAATCGTGCATTTTGTTGCCAGTCCTGGATCCACCTCTTCCCTGCCTTTATGCAACGCCCCCACCCTATCTCACTTTCAGGGACCCTCTGGCAACTCCCCACCTCCTCACAGGCCTCCACGGCAGCTCTACTTATCTCAGCTTATAATATGGGCTTCTGAGTAGGATTTCAGTAGGGGGGAAATAAAaggtcttgcttttttaaatgaagtttgctggaggccaggcgcagtggctcatgcctaggatctcagcactttgggaggccaaggctagtggatcacatgaggccaagagttcaagaccagcctgattgacatggtgaaaccctgtctctactaaaaatgcaaaaaaattagccgggtatggtggcaggcacctgtaatcctagctacttaggaggctgaggcaggagaatcacttgaacctgggaggcggaggttgcagtgagctgaaatccagccattgcactctgAGAGTCCTTCCAGCTCTGGCCTGCAGGGTGCAGGGGTCCAGACCCCGACCGTCGCTGGCCTTTGCTATCTTAGGAGCTtctccttgcctccctccctttttAGATCATCCTCCACCGGGTGGATTCAGAGGACAATTTTCCATGAAGAACTCAGACTGGGCCACCCCTAGGACTCTAGGTCTTAGGCAGttgttcaagggatcctcctcgGCATCAGGACAGGAGATGAGCCCATCTGCGGCCGAAGAGACCCTAGAGTCACAGGGAAGCCAGTTCACTGGTTTTATCAACGTTTTTATCGCTGTTCTTGTTTTAATCCTGCCCCTACTGGAAAGTAGACTTGCGTTCTATCATCTGCCCTGCAATGAGTTGACTGGCCACAAGGGGGCAGAAGGAGGCAACAGTAGGGCCTGGAAATTGCCCTTCTAACCGCAGCCCTGCCAAACAATGCCGGCCACAAGGTCCTCAGAAGAGAAGGACCCATGCCCCTGCCGCCAAACTGTGTTCAGAGAGAAGCCACGGCCCCATCGCTGGTTGGGAGAGTGAGAGAAGTAGAAGGGAAGGCCCTGATTCCTCTGTGCTCAGCCCGTAGCTGGGCATGGGCAGGGGTCTGGGGGTGGGGTGTTCTGAGCCTCTAGTCCCCATCTTTTTGAGCACAGGGGTGCGGGGTCCCCGGAGTGGCTCACGGGGCTCTCAACCTAATGGAGGAGCTgggactcacacacacacacacacacacacacacacacacacacacacacacacacgaaccaATGAGAGAACCATGAGGAGCAGGGGTCGGCTTCCGGGCAGTCCCTAAGAGCTGGGGGAGTGAGTCGGGGGGCGGCTGTGCTGGGCCGGCTTCCTGCAGGCTGGGCGCAGCTGAGGTAGTGGGGAGGTCAGCCCGGGCCGGGTGAGGATCACACTTCAGTCAGGAGGAACCACAGGGCCGCGTGGTGCCCGCCTGCCTGGGGCTGGAGGGGGCTAGGAAGGTAGCTGCAGGCAGAGGTCCCAGGGCCCCCGCAAGGACCCAGGACCCACAGATCCCCCTTGCTCTGAAGCTGGTCTGCAATTTGAGCGGGGAGAGGGAGCCAGGGCCAGGAGCAGCCGGGCGAGCTGGCCTGCAGTGAGTGCGGGGGGAGGCAGGGACAGGGCTGCAAGGTCCCGCCACCCTCGGTCAGGGGGCTCCCCGGCACTGGGCAGAGCTGTGGCCTGCGGCAGGGTCCTGGCCAGTCTGTGAAATTGACTCCAGCACCTCGGGGAAGCTTGTCCTCAACTCCACGTGGGGCAAGAACAGGAGCTGGGCTAGAGGGAAACCGGGAGACCTCGGGGTGGGTGGGAACAGAATCCAGCCACCGCCTCCCAGGACCCCGCCAGCCCCGCCCGTGCCGGGGCCTCTCACCAGGGCCTCCCCTCACTGGTGCGCGGTCTGCGGAAGCCACGTGCCCctctcagcctcagtctccctttCCAACCTGCACAGGGCAGAACCAGATGTTCTCTGAGGACCCTCCCAGAGTGACAGGCTGGAGTGGAAGTGCGTCTTGCACTGTGGGCACGAACACGCTGACACAGACTGAGGAGAAAGAATTTAATCTGGGCCCTTTGTGCCCATGGCTCCAGTTCAGACAAGGGGATGGGATCTCCCTCACTGTGGCGCTTCTTTGTCCTTGGAAGGCCTCCCCTGGACCCATTTGCTCAGGGTTGGGGCAGTGAACACCAACGGTGGAGGTCCCAGGTGGTCCCAGGAGAcagtcaggagtctgaggtgaggAGGCTTCAAGACCTCTAGAGGCTTTGCAGGTATTTAAGTGCCTTCTTCACTTTCTTGTCGTTGGGGTCCGAACAGATGGCCTTGTTCTGGACAGTTACAAAACTACAGAGAAGGAGGATGTTACCAGGGGTGGCAGACGGGGAAGGGCTCCCAGGGACTGGGAGCTGTGCTGACCAGGATTCCCAGGGACTGGGAGCTGTGCTGACCAGCCGCCCTGTGCTGACCAGGATTCCAAGGCTCCAAGAGGGGCAGGAAGTTGCTGCAGTCACACGGGGCATTGGTGGCAGATCTGGGACTTCAGGCTCTGTCCTGAGTGACATCAACCCTCCCAGGCAGCCAGGGCTGCAGGACCTTGTGCCCACCCCTCAGCCTGCCCATGCCCCCAGACGGCCTAGAGCCTGGGACGTGGAGACTGCGGGCAGGGCTTAGGCCCAGGCCAGGGGAGGTGACCACATTGCCCCTGACCAGCTTTGTGACCTGGGGGTGTTCATCGCTTCCGGGGCCTCGATTTCACCACAAATCAAGAAACAGGTTGGACCTCATGGCCTGCAGCCATTTTGGGTCCCACAGCATGGGGAACATGAACTGCCCCAAGGAGCCTGCAGAGGTCAGGGAGGAAGGCCCCACTGTCTCTTCCCTGCTCCCCAGTGGCTGTCCTGGGAGCTCCTGGGAGCACTTGCCCCCAAGCTTGGCCCTGAGGAGCAGGGTAGGGCCGGGGGGGACTTACACAATGGCATCCCTGGGACAGTCCTCGGATGTCTGGTACCATGTCTTCAGCTTTCTAAGGGGAATGGCTCCCTTGAAGTACTTCAGGCAGCACTCCCGGCCCACGTTGGTCCCTCGAGCTGCAGGGAGAGGAGCGGGGCAGGGGTGTCTGTGAGTATCTGGGTGTGTGTTGCGGGGACTCCTGGAGGCTGTTCATGGAAGATCTGCATGTGCGTGTtcatgtgtgcacctgtgtgtggtGACTGCATGTGCATCGCtgcctatgtgtatgtgtgtctgtgtgttacCGTGCACAAGTGTGTGTGAGGCCTCTGTGTATGCTGTGGGGGTCCTGTGTGTTTGTGGgtatgcatgtctgtgtgtgtctgtgggggaTCCTGTGTGTCCTGTGAGTGCctacgtgtgtgtgtctgtgtgcatccctgtatgtctatatttggCAACCTTATTTCATCTTCCCTTTGCCAACCTAATATAAGAATCTCTTTTTCAGGCTGAGACccgaggctcacgcctgtaatcccagcactttgggaggccgaagtgggtgcattgcctgaggtcaggagttcgagaccagcctgaccaacatggtgaaaatccattGGTGGCGTGGTGGCTGGGCCCCTGAattaccagctacttgggaggctgaggtaggataattgcttgaacccaggaggcagaggttgcagtgagctgagatcgcaccattgcactccagcctggacaacatagcgagactccatctcaaaaaaaaagaatctttttgtACATGCTTTTGGAACTAATTATCCTATCTTTATGCTGATTCCTTCGTTGTGCATAAAACCTGTTAATAAAACAGAGgctaataaataattttgagaatTGTTCATTTTCCATTACACAACTACAGCCACAGCCCCCACCTCGCAGCCATTGCAGTCGGAGCTGTGCTCGCTTTGGACCTCACCAAGCCCACCCGCAAGAGCTGGGTCATCATCAACATTTTTCTCTGCTTATTTCCCTCAAAATCCTAGTGCTGTGGGCTtctcatgtcttttgtgggagtAGGTGGGGTGTAAATAATACACAAATGTGTGTGTTGCTGCAGTGGTCTTCATGCCCCCAACTCCTGTCCTCCCGGTGCCCACCCCTGGCCACCTGTCCCCTGCTCTCACCTGCATGGATGTGCTGCAGAGAAGCCCCCAGGAGGAGGATGACCAGGGCCAGCATCTTCAGTGGGGCCATGGTGCCAGGAGCCCAGGAGGGAGTCTCTGCGTGCGGGTCCCTCTGCTTAGGGAGACACCCTGGTGAGAGTCGAGGGTGGCAGTGACCTATTTAACCTCTTTGAGGGTCTTGCCCCGCCTTCTGTCACCTCCTCATATCCTTCCCTAGACCAGCGAAGTTCGAAGAATTTGAGATGATTCAGGAGAAGTCCAGCTCTTGGAATATTTGTGGATTTCCAGAGAAGGGGCACTCAACTACAGATGGAGGTGGGGTACATGTATCTGGAGCCCATGGCAGTGATATACTTCTCCTTTCAAAGGCGACATTTCTCGGTTCCTCTATTAGAATTGAAAAGCCTCCATGCACAGCTGGGTTCATCTCTCTGGGGCTGGAGAGCGTCCTTCATGCATGGTGGCTTGAATAGGGGAGCAGACGGGGGTGTTGGGGAGTCAACCAGGCAGAAACCAAGCAGAGCTCTTCTGGACCATGAGTGAGCTTCAGGGTGCTGTCGGGGCCACCGCGGCTGCCGGGCACAGGCACATGGGCATCACTCTGCAGGGAGGTCCATGCTTTATCCGCCTCCGAGAGGCTGAGGCCCAGCCAGGGCACAGAGCAGCTTTGGCTGGTGTCCCATCCCAGGCGAGGCCCTGACCGCAGGAGGCAAGAGCCCGGTGGCGCTTCGATCACCATTCAGTCCAAATAGCTCAGGAGACCACGTTCCCCTAAATGGGATGCCTTACCCTAAGATACAGAACAGAACGAAGGGGTCCGTGGGAGATGCTGCTTCTCACTTCTAGCAGAGCTGTGTCCCGGAGTCAGTACTAGATGCCTGGTCAGGGTCCAGCCTGAGTCAGGCCCTGAGCTGACTTTCCAGGCACCCCGGCTCTTTGCAGGGCAGATGACAGAACATGAGTCCACTTTCCAGTAGGGTCAGGAATAAAACAAGAATTGCAATCATAAGGAGGTTGATAAAGTTGGTGAACTGGCTTCTCTGTGACTCTAGGGTCTCAGCCCCAGGTCACAGCATCCCTGCAAGTGGGTCAGTCCCCCGAGGAAATTGCCAGTCACCCTGTTGGGGCTCACAGGAGCCTGAGCACGGGCATCCCTTCAGTAGGATGAGAATCCCATGGCCTTCAGGTGGGCAGCACCAGGGAAGGGCGGCTCCAGGCAGGACAGCACCTGGACTCTGATTGTGACATGGGGGATCTTGGCCTGGCTTCACCCTGTCCCTGCATGACCAGGGCCAACTCAAAATGATAGCACTGCCCCTCCAAAACAAGGCACAGCTGCCTTCCACCCTTTCACAGTCCACCCTGTGTTAATCACTGTATCTTTACAAAGTTTTTCACTAACGTCACGATAACAGCAACAGCCGCTATTTGTCgtgaggttttttgtttcttggttttagATTCTGGGGACCTGTGGAAACCCCACGCTCCCGGAGCATTGCTCAGAGCTAACCTCATCAGTCCTCAGGTGGAAGGGTGGGGATCCTATAAGAGGAAACCAGACAGAGACCCTCAACCTCGGAGGAGCCCCAGGcgctcctctccccacccctcaacaAGGGAGGGCTGGCTGCTTCTGCACCTGGGAGGGGGGGCTTCCCTGCTCATGGAGAAATCTTTCTGTGGGCAGGATCCTCTGTGTGACCTCGGGCGGCTCTCAGACCCTCTCTGGACCTCAATCTCATCACTTGTAGAAGGAAGTTTGGTCTGTCCCACAGAGCCCTGCCAAAACGGTAGATCTCAGGAAGATGGAGACCCCCTTGGTGGGCCTCGCACCAacatttctctgcttctctgggGGTCTCATTAGCTACCAGAGACCCTGACCCTGCCCCCTCCTCAAGCCACAGCCCAGATGGGTTCTTTGCCCCCAGCCACCCCTCCTGCGCCCAGGGCTGGCTTCCATTTGCACAtgcagaggagggggaggggaggctgcTTTTCCTGCCTGGGCACCTCCTTGGCGCCAACATCCCAGAGGAAGGGAGGAGCAGCCTCAGAGTAGCTCTCCGCAGAGTCCCCATGCAAAGGAGGCCGCGCTGGGCAGGGGGAGGTGTGCAGGCACAGGGCAGCCCTGACCTGGTGACAGAGCCTGAGCCCAGAGGTGTAGGGCCGGGCCTGGGTCCTGGGAACAGGCAGGAAGGGGCGCCTCTGCCAACCACCCCTCCTGCCCTCGCTGCCCTCTGTGTGCTCTGCCCTGTGGCTTCTGCCTGCCCTATTGTGGGAACTCCACCTGCCACAGAAGCCACTACATGCTCTTCTGTGCTACACAACTGCAAGGGACAACTGTGACCCAGTGAGCAGCCTGATTAATGATGAAGCGACTGCAGTCCCTGCTGCTGGGGAAACTCCCCGGTGGGTTCTGAGTTTTCTTTGCTTTCCCACAGACTCAGAGCTTTCTCCAGAAGGACCCAAATTCCCCTGTTTATTCTGGGGAACAGATCATGAAAGTAGCAGTGGAAGGTTCTGGACTAGGAAGGTTCCGGTTCAGCGCAAGGCTGGTGCAGACTGCCTGGCTGGCAGGGGCAGCTGGCCTCTTGGGGCTGTGCCCGGGGCTGCAGGGTGGACAGAGGCCAGACCCTGCTGTTGTGGGGTTTCACAGTGGATAGGGGTGGGGGAACAGGGCCTGACCCCTTATAAGGACATGCAGGTGAGATTAAAGGGCTTCGGGGCACAGATTGGGGAGAGGCTGCTTCTGGCCAGAATTCATGGAAGTCTACCTGAAAGAGGTGGCTGTAGCGCATAGGGCTAGGTTTTGTAGATAAGATTCatactgaggccgggcgcggtggctcacgcctgtaatcccagcactttgggaggccgaggcgggcggatcacgaggtcaggagattgagaccatcctggctaacagggtgaaaccccatctctactaaaaaatacaaaaaaattagccaggcagggtggcaggcacctgtagtcccagctactcaggaggctgaggcaggggaatggcgtgaacctgggaggcggagctttcagtgagccaagattgtaccactgcactccagcctgggcgacagagcgagactccgttaaaaatatatatatatatattcatattgaGATTGGAAGAAAGGACATTGCACAGGGTGCACGGTTTAGGCAAAGGTGCAGAGAGGGAAATGTGCAGATATAAATTAGGGCAacaacagctgggcatggtggctcacgcctgtaatcccagcactttgggaggctgaggcggatggatcacaaggtcaggagatcgagactatcctggctaacatggtgaaaccccgtctctactaaaaatacaaaaaatcagctgggcttggtggcggccacctgtagtcccagctgctggagaggctgaggcagaagaatggcgtgaacctgggaggtggagcttgcagtaagccgagatcgcgccaccgcactccagcctgggtgacagagcaagactccgtctcaaaaaaaaaaaaaaaaaaatagggcaatAGCATGAAACCCCGGCACAGGGCACAGCCTAAATGCAAGACTGAGAGCCAGTCACATGAGGACAGGCTGTGTCTGCCTTGCCCCGTGCTGTGGGCATCCCCAGGGCcaagcatggtgcctggcatgcAGTGAACCTTCAGCGTTCGAGTAAACACAGGACTGACCGAGTAAACACAGGACTGAAGGAAGGGTAGGTGAGATGGATGCAAAGGGCCCAGTGTGCCTCAGTCTTCTTTGGGAGGTGGCCGGGACCAGGGATATTTTTGAGGTGGTTTCCTCACCAGGGGTTAACCGAGTTTATTCCTCCTCAGTTCTCCCAGGCTGTGAGATGGATGCCAAGGGACCTTCCAGACAAAATATCCCGAAGTCTGGGCCTATCCGAAACATCTTGAGAGATCTTTATGCTGCTGTGAGGACTCTAGGACCTGGAGGTCTGTCAGGGCAATCAGGAAtgctccctggaggaggtggcagtgaggcagAGCTTTGTGGAGGGGCAGCAGGGGAGAGAATGCTGTGgccaggggaaggggaagggccaTGACAGGGAAGCAGGCCAGACACTGTTAGGCCTATTAGGAGAGTGTGAAGGGGAATTGGATGTGAGTGGGAGGAACGGCCATGGTAACTCCTTGTCTCAACGCCTCTGACTAAAGTGGGCAGGCACACCACCCAGGAATCTGTCGCGCTTGCCCCAGGGGCTGCTGCAACAGCCCACTCCGCTTTGGCCAGAGGGCACTGGAACAGGCAGATATGTGGTCCTTCTCCCTGAAAGACAGGGAAGGAACGTTCCTGCCCCAGGCTCTGCCCAGGCTCATACAGAAGCCTGTCCCCGAGGCAGTGGGTGGAACGAGGATGCTGTCAGTCACAGAGCATCCAAGCAGCTGGGGCGGAAGCTCTTCATCATCTTCAATTGCATTTGACAGCTGTGGCTGACCGGGGGTGGGCAGCTAGGCAGAAGTGTCATCCCCGTCACACCAGTGTCACCTGAGGCTCATCAGGGCAGTGACTTGCCTAGGGTCTCCTGGAGCAGCTCAGGAAGGATTGAGCATTTGTTTACTCATCTCCATCACTgacagctgaaactggattcaTCCTGCCCTACCCAGGGGCCCGGGAATCAGGGATCAGGGCCAGTCCAGCTGAGATGTGAGGGTCCCAAATGGTATTTCCACCCCTGGCCCCAAAATAGGCCCCATTCCCCTGTCCCAAAGACTTGACGTGCCCGTTGATGTGTCTGTCGTTCCTGATGGGGTGTCCTCTTGGTTCCTCAGGTCGGAAATCCAAGGGTCATCTCTGTCCCTGGGCTCTCCCTCACTGCCCACATCCAGTCCATCAGCAAAGTGTGTTAGTTGGCTACCTGGATGTGTCCGGAAtttgtctcctcctcctcctccatctctctgCTGGACCACAGCCGTGAACTCATGCCCCAGCTTCCAGGCCTTCCTGGTCTAGTCCATCTTCCTCTCAAAAGCCCAGTGATCTCCAAAACACGAGTCTGAGCAAGGCTCTCCCCTCTCAAAATCCTTCAATGCCTCCCCATTACCCTCAGGACAAAGCCCACATTTCTGCCTACTTCTCCAGGCTCAACTTTTTCCTCCAGCTCCACCACCCACCACATCACTTTGTCCCAGCCACATGGACcttctttcagttccttgaaAATGCCAGGCCCTTACTGATACCCAAGCCTTTGTACAGGCTGTTCTTC of Rhinopithecus roxellana isolate Shanxi Qingling chromosome 20, ASM756505v1, whole genome shotgun sequence contains these proteins:
- the CCL17 gene encoding C-C motif chemokine 17, producing MAPLKMLALVILLLGASLQHIHAARGTNVGRECCLKYFKGAIPLRKLKTWYQTSEDCPRDAIVFVTVQNKAICSDPNDKKVKKALKYLQSL